CTAATCTGCTGGGTTGCCAGGTTCCCAACAAAGCCTCCAGTCCCAGCTACAGCTTCTCAAGCCGGAGGAAGGTCGGCGCTCCCTCCGAGGACCTGTCCATGACCCCGGGACCCAGCAGGTACAACAGCACCGACCCGGACATCTACCTCCAGCGCCAGCCCTCCTTCTCAATGCAGAAGCGGACTAAGAGGCCCGGTCACGCTGCTGTTATTCCTGGACCGGGCAGGTACAGCCCAGAGAAATACAGCACGCACCTTCCCAAACCGCCGTCCTTCACGATGGGCACCAGACACTCGGAGTTCGTTACCCCACTTGTAGTGGATGTAATGGACTGACTGCTCAGTGGGTTCATTAcaaatgctttatttttatcattaatTTAAGACAAAAGTATGTAAAAGGTTCTTAAatactttataaataaaacagtatGAAGAGTTTTGCATtgcatgtgcagctgcagcccacGTGCATTTAGCTGTGGAGGTGCAGGACGAAGGAATGAAGGACAGTGCGTCTCTATGGCCTGGTCTTCGCTATGGTGACTTGTACTGCTGAGCTCCAGGTGCTGCACTCGCCCAGGTCCAACAGCTCCTTCGCGCACACCCGGAACAGGTAGCGCCTCCCGGGGGTCAGGCCCTTCAGTTCCATGTGGGTGCTCTCGAAGGGGCCCAGCTGCAGGACGCCCAGCACAGAAAATCTGGTTTAACGCCGCATCCTGTGAAGCCTCGACAAACGAACTTTGTAGATTTATTCTACTTTGCCGCTGCTTTAAAAGAGAAGTGAACGCTCGTTTGGAAATGACCGAACTTGCGAAACTTCTTCAGAAAAGACGAGAGTGAAACTTCTTTGAGGTTTCCTGCAGCGTTTAGGTGGTTTTAAGCGTCTGTGTGCGATGTTTGTGGTTGGGTTTGTTCTTACTTTGAAAGATTTCGGTGTCCCCCTGTGTTCCCACTGGTGCAGTATCTGGTATTTTAGGGGGAAGATGTCCAGGTTGTCCCAAGTCGGGGGAGGAGACCAGGACACGAAGAGGCTTTTCGATTGTTGGGAAACCCGGAGGTGCACAGGCGGGTCGGGTTTCACTGCCAAACGAAAGTTAATTACGATTAAACGCCTTCTTATGGTTTACATCGTCGCAACTTTGCTGCCAGCGAGTCACAGCGCACCGATGTCCTCCAGCATGAAACTGGCCAGATGGGAGCTGCTGCCCCCAGAATAGACCGCCGTCACGTTGATGATGTAGTCAGTGAGAAGCTTCAGGCTGGGAAGCTGGCAGTGCCACAGCTGAAACAGGAAAAGACACTACGTGAAGCcaagaaatataataataactaataataatagttataatataataataataataactggtACCTGCTGTGaggtggaggaagctgctgaggctgaggagctgGGTGGGATGAGGTGGCACTGCTTGGTGGAGGACTGGTTGTGTCtctcactaacacacacacacgcgcgcgcacacacacacacacacacacacacacacgcacagttaCATTGAGCATCGCCGTGATCGTGTCAGTGGCCTCTTACTGAAAAACGAGGGGGACAGACGTTGTTCTCTACAGCTACCTGTAGGTGGCGATGTAGCGCGGCGGCGGGACGTGGGGGGTCCCAGGCCAGGAGCAAAGGGTCACGTTGGGATAGCTGGCACACCTGCAGTGCACCATGGGAGTAGAAAGAGGACCTGAGGGACGAATTACATCACACAATGTAAAGTGTGAGTGAAAGcaaaatataaacagttttGAGAAAGGTAAAATCAATTAATAACAAAGAAATCCACAACATATGAATGAGAGATGCTCTATGAAGTCACATCCACGCAACAAGCCACTACTAGGTAAATCTATATTAAATAGATCTATAGCCTGCTCATTCATACTATTT
Above is a window of Betta splendens chromosome 22, fBetSpl5.4, whole genome shotgun sequence DNA encoding:
- the ebi3 gene encoding interleukin-27 subunit beta; this encodes MTTGTSGSGWILWITGILLVCAAGGRALELLRATETAGSPLSTPMVHCRCASYPNVTLCSWPGTPHVPPPRYIATYSERHNQSSTKQCHLIPPSSSASAASSTSQQLWHCQLPSLKLLTDYIINVTAVYSGGSSSHLASFMLEDIVKPDPPVHLRVSQQSKSLFVSWSPPPTWDNLDIFPLKYQILHQWEHRGTPKSFKLGPFESTHMELKGLTPGRRYLFRVCAKELLDLGECSTWSSAVQVTIAKTRP